One window from the genome of Aricia agestis chromosome 22, ilAriAges1.1, whole genome shotgun sequence encodes:
- the LOC121738242 gene encoding uncharacterized protein LOC121738242 translates to MAVITHFARGAAFRAGGSNLLPDAVRRWRDNARERVIDLWEERLQEPQASVNLVLAIRPVLRDWISRETGALSFRLTQVLTGHGCFGRYLCEIVGREETTSCHHCDADRDTAEHTLTACPSWSGQRTALRAVIGNDISLPALIRSMLCGEEEWRAVEHFAEEVMTAKEEAERTREREALDSRRRPRRRRRAHNGVTSG, encoded by the exons atgGCG gtcataACTCATTTCGCGCGGGGGGCAGCATTTcgcgcggggggcagcaaccTCTTACCAgacgccgtacgtcggtggagggacAATGCACGAGAGCGTGTCATAGACTTATGGGAGGAACGGCTGCAAGAGCCGCAAGCGAGTGTCAACCTAGTACTGGCCATCCGCCCAGTGCTAAGGGACTGGATCAGCAGAGAGACCGGCGCCCTCTCCTTCCGACTGACACAGGTACTGACCGGGCACGGatgcttcggtcggtaccttTGCGAGATCGTTGGAAGAGAGGAAACAACAAGCTGCCATCACTGCGACGCGGATAGGGACACGGCTGAGCATACCCTGACGGCCTGTCCCTCCTGGAGTGGACAACGGACGGCCCTCAGGGCTGTCATTGGCAATGACATCTCACTGCCAGCACTGATCCGCTCGATGCTGTGCGGTGAGGAGGAGTGGAGGGCGGTCGAACACTTCGCAGAGGAGGTGATGACTGCCAAGGAAGAGGCCGAGCGCACGAGAGAAAGGGAGGCGCTCGACTCTAGAAGACGGCCCAGGCGGAGACGTCGCGCCCACAACGGCGTGACCTCAGGGTGA
- the LOC121738063 gene encoding GTP cyclohydrolase 1 isoform X1, producing MAAVNGKDEQPIPPSSLIRRVSSRSIRNSISEDKENGDVCAGKGSFVSKYKKTPEALKSFNMNDMESELEVPGTPMTPRTSTTPGHEKCTFHHDLELDHRPPTREALLPDMANSYRLLLTGLGEDPERQGLLKTPERAAKAMLFFTKGYDQSLEEVLNNAIFDEDTDEMVVVKDIEMFSMCEHHLVPFYGKVSIGYLPQGKILGLSKLARIVEIYSRRLQVQERLTKQIALAVTQAVRPAGVAVVIEGVHMCMVMRGVQKINSKTVTSTMLGVFRDDPKTREEFLNLVHSK from the exons ATGGCTGCCGTGAATGGAAAAGACGAGCAACCGATCCCACCATCTTCCCTAATCCGTCGCGTCAGTTCACGCTCGATTCGAAATTCGATTTCCGAGGACAAAGAAAATGGCGACGTTTGCGCGGGAAAGGGTTCCTTCGTCAGCAAATACAAGAAGACACCAGAGGCACTAAAGAGTTTTAACATGAATGACATGGAAAGTGAACTAGAAGTGCCCGGAACTCCGATGACACCAAGAACCTCCACAACACCTG GTCACGAGAAGTGCACATTCCACCATGACCTGGAGTTGGACCACCGGCCGCCGACCCGCGAGGCGCTGCTTCCCGACATGGCCAACTCCTACAGACTGCTGCTTACAG GTCTGGGTGAGGATCCAGAGAGGCAAGGTCTCCTGAAGACACCAGAGAGAGCAGCCAAAGCAATGCTGTTCTTTACAAAGGGATACGACCAAAGCTTAGAAG AGGTCCTCAACAACGCTATCTTCGATGAAGACACAGACGAGATGGTGGTGGTGAAAGACATTGAGATGTTCTCCATGTGCGAGCACCATCTGGTGCCATTCTACGGAAAGGTGTCCATCGGATACCTGCCGCAGGGCAAGATCTTGGGTCTGAGCAAGCTGGCCAG AATCGTCGAGATCTACTCCCGAAGGCTTCAAGTACAGGAGCGCCTGACCAAACAGATTGCGTTGGCTGTCACCCAGGCGGTCAGACCCGCCGGTGTGGCGGTCGTCATTGAGGGAGT ACACATGTGCATGGTTATGCGTGGAGTTCAGAAGATCAACAGCAAGACCGTCACATCCACCATGCTCGGAGTCTTCCGCGATGATCCCAAGACCAGGGAGGAGTTTCTGAACCTCGTCCACTCAAAGTGA
- the LOC121738063 gene encoding GTP cyclohydrolase 1 isoform X3, with amino-acid sequence MTPRTSTTPGHEKCTFHHDLELDHRPPTREALLPDMANSYRLLLTGLGEDPERQGLLKTPERAAKAMLFFTKGYDQSLEEVLNNAIFDEDTDEMVVVKDIEMFSMCEHHLVPFYGKVSIGYLPQGKILGLSKLARIVEIYSRRLQVQERLTKQIALAVTQAVRPAGVAVVIEGVHMCMVMRGVQKINSKTVTSTMLGVFRDDPKTREEFLNLVHSK; translated from the exons ATGACACCAAGAACCTCCACAACACCTG GTCACGAGAAGTGCACATTCCACCATGACCTGGAGTTGGACCACCGGCCGCCGACCCGCGAGGCGCTGCTTCCCGACATGGCCAACTCCTACAGACTGCTGCTTACAG GTCTGGGTGAGGATCCAGAGAGGCAAGGTCTCCTGAAGACACCAGAGAGAGCAGCCAAAGCAATGCTGTTCTTTACAAAGGGATACGACCAAAGCTTAGAAG AGGTCCTCAACAACGCTATCTTCGATGAAGACACAGACGAGATGGTGGTGGTGAAAGACATTGAGATGTTCTCCATGTGCGAGCACCATCTGGTGCCATTCTACGGAAAGGTGTCCATCGGATACCTGCCGCAGGGCAAGATCTTGGGTCTGAGCAAGCTGGCCAG AATCGTCGAGATCTACTCCCGAAGGCTTCAAGTACAGGAGCGCCTGACCAAACAGATTGCGTTGGCTGTCACCCAGGCGGTCAGACCCGCCGGTGTGGCGGTCGTCATTGAGGGAGT ACACATGTGCATGGTTATGCGTGGAGTTCAGAAGATCAACAGCAAGACCGTCACATCCACCATGCTCGGAGTCTTCCGCGATGATCCCAAGACCAGGGAGGAGTTTCTGAACCTCGTCCACTCAAAGTGA